TTCGAGCCGAACTTCGAGACGGAGTAGTACATCAGGTACTTGCCGCCCTGGTACGAGATGTCCGGCGCCCAGGCCTCCGGGACGGACGAGTAGTTCCGCCACCAGCTCGGCCGGCTGGAGAAGGCGTCGGCGCCGTTTCTGAAGGCGGTGCGGTCACTGCTGGTCTTGTTGGCGATGCCGCCGCCGGTGGCGTAGAGCAGGTACTGGCCGGACGACGTGCGGATCATCGACGGGTCGTGGGTGACGACGTCGCCGGTGACGCGGCCGGGGTTGGGGTACGCCGACGCCGTGCTCGGGATCAGGGCGAGCAGGGCCGCGGTGGGGAGGGCGAGCAGGGCGGTTCGCCTGCGGAGCGGGCGGGGCGTGCGGGGACTGCGGCTCATGCGGGTCCTCCTTGCGGTGGGGGCAATACGCCGTGCGACATCTCGAACAGCGATCGCAAGTTCGAACGGACCGTAGAATCGAACACCTTGCGCGTCAATGGTCCGCGCAGCACCTGTCGCCGGGCGCCGGGTCGCGGGAGGACACGGCCAGCCACCCCGGCACATCGACCTCGGCACGGACGGTCTTGCCCAGGGGCTCCCGGTCGAGCACCTCCCACCGGTCGGCGAGCGCGTCGACCAGGACGAACCCCCGCCCGTGCTCATCGAGGGGCCGGAGCGGCCGCACGGCCCCCGGAGCGGGCGGACGCGGCGGCCCGCTGCGGGTGTCGGCGACCTCCACCCGGACGCCGCCCGTGAGGAGCGCCAGCCGCAGTTCGAAGTCCCGGCCGGGCACGCGCCCGTGCGTCACGGCGTTGGCCGCCAGCTCGGCCACGATCGCGCCGACCGCTTCGGAGACGTCCGTCCCGTAGGGGATGCCCCAGCTGTGCAGCTGGTTCAGCGTGAGGTGGCGGGCGAGACGGGCACCGCGCGGGGTGGAGCTGAAACGCTGCCTGAACACACGTACGGTAACCGGGCTTCGGGAGGCGGACTGTGACGTCATGCGCCCAATCTGGCGGCTGGGAAGGGTGATTCTCCAGGCCGACGCCGCGTACGCTGCGGCAGCGTACGCGGTGACGGACTGGACAGTACCGGTGACTACCCGTGACGATTCGTGCGGGAGGTGACCGACGGTGGTCGATGGCGCGGTGGGGACGAACACGAACGGCGAGCCGGAGTCGTCCGACAGTCTGCGGACGTTCGGAGCGGTGGTCCAGGGCTTGCGCGAACACGCGGGGCTGAGCCGGGAGGAGTTCGGGGAGCTGGTGCGGTTCTCCAAACATACGGTGGCTTCGGTGGAGTTGGGGCGGCGGATGCCGGATGCCACGTTCGTGGCCCGGGCGGAAGAGGCCCTCGGGATGACCGGCGTCCTCCAGAAGGCAGCGGGACGCTTGGAGCGGCAGCCGGGGCTGGCGGCGTGGTTCCGGCGGTGGGCTCAACTGGAGCAGGTGGCGATCACCCTGTACACCTACGAGTGCCGCATGGTCCCAGGCCTCTTGCAGACAGAGGCGTACGCACGCCAGTTGTTCATCGACGAGCTGCCCCCGCTGTGCGACGAGCAGATCGAGGCCCAGTGGGCAGCACGTGCAGAGCGGCAAAGGCTGTTGCAGGAGCGCCCGAACACCGCGTTCAGCTTCATTCTCGAGGAGCATCTCTTCCTACGGCGCACGGGCGGGACGCGGGTCACACGGGATCTCATCGACCACGTCCTGGGGATCGCGGAGTTGCGGAACGTGGAGATCCAGGTCATGCCGTTGATGCGGGAGTCTCATGCGGGGCTGCACGGCCCTCTGCAGTTACTGGAGACGCCGGAGAACCATTGGTTCTCCTACCTGGAAGGACAGCAGAACGGGCAGCTCATCAGCGACCGGAAAGTAGTCAGCGTGCTCCAAAGGAGGTATGCCAGGATGCGTGCACAGGCTCTCTCCCTCCCAGACTCCGTGAGCCTGTTGCAGCGCTTGCGAGGAGACCTATGAGCACCAGCGAACTGACGTGGTTCAAGTCGAGCTACAGCAGCAGCGGTTCGGGCGATTGCCTGGAGGTCGCTACCTGCCCGGAAACGATCCGCATCCGGGACTCGAAGAACCGCCAAGGCCCCCAACTCCACCTCTCCCGCACCGCCTGGTCCGCCTTCCTCACCCACGCCACCAAGTAACCGCCGGGACCGCCCGCTTCGCTGCTCAGCCCCGGGCGGTCCCGAACAGCGCGTCCACGATCCGCCGCAGTACGGCCTCTTCCTGACCGGTGTCCTCGCCCCGCTCGTACTCGGTCAGCGCGAGACCGGCGAGGGTGGACTCCTGCGTCAGCGCCCGCACCGCCCCCAGCAGGTCGTCGACGTCGATACCCCCGGGTTCCGGGGTGCCGACGGCCGGGAAGACCCGCGGGTCGAGGACGTCGAGGTCGATGTGGACGTACACCGCTTCGGCACCGGTCGCGCGCACGGCGGCCAGGAGCGGCCCCGGTTCGGTCAGCTGCTCGACACCGACGTGCCGGATGCCGCGGCGCTCGACGAGGTCCCGCTCGCCCGGGTCCAGGGACCGGGCCCCCGCCAGCACCACGCGGTCGGCCGACAGGGTCCGCACGGGGCGCAGGCCCTGAGGTCCGTCGCCGATGAGTGCGCGCAGCACCATGCCGTGGAAGGCGCCGGAGGGCGACGACTCCGGGGTGTTGAGGTCTGCGTGCGCGTCGAACCACACCAGTGCCAGCCGGTCGCCGAACACGGAGAGCGCGGTCTCGACGGGGGCGAGATCGACCCCGCAGTCGCCGCCGACGGTCACGACGGTGTCGCCCGCCGGAACCTCGGCCAGTGCCTCGCGCACGGCGTGCAGGTGCCGTTCCAGCACGTCGGCGTTCCGTACGCCGCCCCGCGCGTGCCCGACGCCACTGTCGAGCCCGACCGCACACCGCCGGCCTGCGGGCATCAGCTCGGCCAGCCGGGCAGCCCCACCGCGCAACCGGCCGGCGGTCGCCGCCCCCGATCCCTGCCACTGGGCCACCTCAAGTACGACCAGACCGGACACGGGGATCTCCTCTCCACGGTGATCAACACAGCCTATGAGTGGTGGGGACACGCCGTTCGGTTCCTCACCGCCGCCCGCCGAACTCCCAGTCATGCACCTCGACCTCGGCGTACTGCCCCGAGGTCAGCACCGCACGGGCCGCCTCCGCATCCGCGGCCCGCACCAGTGCCGCCGTACCCACCCACACGGCACCGTCGTCGGACAGCAGCGGCCCGTACGCGATCAGTTCGTCCCGCACGGCATCCGGCACATCGAGGTCGACGCCGTCTCCCGAGCCGAACCCGAGCACGAGGTACCGCTGCCCGTCCGTCCGCCCACCGGGAAACTCCCACATGGTCCGCCCCAGCAGGTTCCGCCACCGCCGCAGCAGCACGTCCCGGTACACGCCCGCCTGGTAGTTGGGCTCGTCGAAGGCGAACGCACGGGCGGCTGTGGCATCCGGCAGGTCGACGATGTGGACACTGCCGGTGGGCGTCTCCCCGTCCGCGGCAAAGGTCGGCCCCCGGGCGATCAACTCCGCCTCGTACCGGTCCATGTAGGCCCAGTGTGCCTCGCCCAACTGCCTTCGCAGCGCCAGGGAACCGGGCCGGTCACGGTGGTAACAGAAGAACTCCATGGCTGAGGATCTTTCCCCATGCCTCGGCCAAGTGGTCCACCGGCACCCCGTCCTGGCTGCCCCTTGCGTGATCAGCGACGAGCCTCCATTATCAGGAATCCTGATACTTTAAGTTTGTAGCGATGGGTGCCAGCCATGTCATTCAGGCCCAGAATCCAGGCCAGAGGGGTTCAGCTGCTGCTCGGCCCAATGATGAGCCGCGTGCACAAGGATCTGCGCTTCACCGACATCCCGAAGCGCACGGAATCCATCCGGGTGGAGACCGGCGCCGGACCGGTGACGTGCACCGTCTACCGCCCGCCGGCCGCCGCCGCGGCCCCAGCCCCCGTGTACGTCAACTTCCACGGCGGCGGGTTCGTGATCGCCCGCCCCCAGCAGGACGACCACATCTGCCGCTACATAGCCGCCACGGCCGACTGCGTGGTGATCAACGTGGACTACGCCGTCGCCCCGCGGTGGCCGTACCCCGCCCCCGTCACCCAGGCGTACGACGTCACCGCCTGGGTGGCCGAGAACGGCGCCGCCAACAACTGGGACGGTTCGCGACTCGCCGTGGGCGGACACAGCGCCGGGGCCAACCTGGCCGCCGCGGTCTGCCGCACCGCTCGGGACCGCGGCACCTTCACACCCCGCCTCCAGATCATCGACTCGGCACCGCTCGACCAACTCGCCGACCCGGCCACCAAGCAGTCACCCATCGCCAAGCCCCTGCTCACCCCTCAGCTCATGCGGGTCTTCACCGCCGCCTACGTCCCTGATCCCGCCGACCTCGCCCATCCGCTGGTGTCGCCCGGACTGGCCGACGACCTCGCCGGGCTGCCGCCCGCCCTGGTCATCACCGCGGAGCACGACCGCCTGCGCGACGAGGGCGACGCGTACGCCAAGGCCCTGGAAGCCGCCGGCGTGCCGGTCACCCACCGTTGCTTCGAGGGCGTCGACCACTACTTCACCCACACCGGCCCGGTACCGGCCGGGAAGGAAGCCATCGACCTGATGGCCACCACCCTGCGCACGGCACTCACGGCCTGACCGCTGACAGAGGCCGACTCCCGCTCCGACCCTCGGTGTGCGCGCTCGCCCATGGTCGGCGGCCTCCCGGCCGGGACGGCTCCGGCCGGGGCCGGTAGGGGACGCGGCGGCTGAGGGGCGGCCCGCCGGTCCCGGTCGGCGGGCCGCCCCTCACCCCGTCAGG
This genomic stretch from Streptomyces sp. Go-475 harbors:
- a CDS encoding YciI family protein; this encodes MEFFCYHRDRPGSLALRRQLGEAHWAYMDRYEAELIARGPTFAADGETPTGSVHIVDLPDATAARAFAFDEPNYQAGVYRDVLLRRWRNLLGRTMWEFPGGRTDGQRYLVLGFGSGDGVDLDVPDAVRDELIAYGPLLSDDGAVWVGTAALVRAADAEAARAVLTSGQYAEVEVHDWEFGGRR
- a CDS encoding alpha/beta hydrolase, producing the protein MSRVHKDLRFTDIPKRTESIRVETGAGPVTCTVYRPPAAAAAPAPVYVNFHGGGFVIARPQQDDHICRYIAATADCVVINVDYAVAPRWPYPAPVTQAYDVTAWVAENGAANNWDGSRLAVGGHSAGANLAAAVCRTARDRGTFTPRLQIIDSAPLDQLADPATKQSPIAKPLLTPQLMRVFTAAYVPDPADLAHPLVSPGLADDLAGLPPALVITAEHDRLRDEGDAYAKALEAAGVPVTHRCFEGVDHYFTHTGPVPAGKEAIDLMATTLRTALTA
- a CDS encoding helix-turn-helix transcriptional regulator, encoding MVDGAVGTNTNGEPESSDSLRTFGAVVQGLREHAGLSREEFGELVRFSKHTVASVELGRRMPDATFVARAEEALGMTGVLQKAAGRLERQPGLAAWFRRWAQLEQVAITLYTYECRMVPGLLQTEAYARQLFIDELPPLCDEQIEAQWAARAERQRLLQERPNTAFSFILEEHLFLRRTGGTRVTRDLIDHVLGIAELRNVEIQVMPLMRESHAGLHGPLQLLETPENHWFSYLEGQQNGQLISDRKVVSVLQRRYARMRAQALSLPDSVSLLQRLRGDL
- a CDS encoding DUF397 domain-containing protein, yielding MSTSELTWFKSSYSSSGSGDCLEVATCPETIRIRDSKNRQGPQLHLSRTAWSAFLTHATK
- a CDS encoding arginase family protein: MSGLVVLEVAQWQGSGAATAGRLRGGAARLAELMPAGRRCAVGLDSGVGHARGGVRNADVLERHLHAVREALAEVPAGDTVVTVGGDCGVDLAPVETALSVFGDRLALVWFDAHADLNTPESSPSGAFHGMVLRALIGDGPQGLRPVRTLSADRVVLAGARSLDPGERDLVERRGIRHVGVEQLTEPGPLLAAVRATGAEAVYVHIDLDVLDPRVFPAVGTPEPGGIDVDDLLGAVRALTQESTLAGLALTEYERGEDTGQEEAVLRRIVDALFGTARG
- a CDS encoding ATP-binding protein — translated: MTSQSASRSPVTVRVFRQRFSSTPRGARLARHLTLNQLHSWGIPYGTDVSEAVGAIVAELAANAVTHGRVPGRDFELRLALLTGGVRVEVADTRSGPPRPPAPGAVRPLRPLDEHGRGFVLVDALADRWEVLDREPLGKTVRAEVDVPGWLAVSSRDPAPGDRCCADH